The window TACCCAAAATCCCGGCGAAGTCATGAGCGTCCTCAGCCGCCGCATCCGTATTGATTAATTGCAGACCTAACCCCCTAACCTCCTCACTAAAGCTCCGGTTCCCTAGTAGGGAAGGGGGAACAATCTTACTCCCCTCTCCTTGCAGGAGAGGGGCAGGGGGAGAGGTTCTTCTAAATTCCACCCAAATCCCAAAATTGCCATGCAACCGCTACGCCACCGCATCAACCCCCAGACCTTTGTGATTACCCTCCGGCAAATCGCCAAACACCTGAAAATCAACCCTGAACGCATCCTCAACTGGGAAAAATGGCATAACGTCCTCTGGGTACATATTCAAGGCTTAGGAGGTTACTTCATCAGTTACCGCAAACTCGAACAGTGGATTGCCGCTTGCCGTACCCTAATCCGCTTCTGTCCAAACCTGGAAACTCTCAACGCCCTTTGGGCACTCATCCTGCAAGAAGCGCAACGATATACAGAAGATGCGATCGCTCGACTCGAAGCCATCTGGCAACAACGACACGCTAATCTATGCGATCGCGGCAACTCGTACCCAAGTAGCTCAACAGATGAGATGAGAAGATAAGACGACACAGCAATATCTAATCGCTCAACAACATAATTAGCCGGCTAACGTTACCGTTATAGCAGTAGCTTGAAAGTTGTCAGTGAGTTATTTAAAGATAAAGTCATGCCTAGTATCGATATGACTCTCCCGCTTTGGGGGCTAGTAATTTTCATCCTGTGGACAATTACCGTTGTTATTTTTCTGCTCACGGTCAGAATTCGGCATTTATCCACGGGTGGCTCTCCCAAAGATTTTGGCACCCCCAATGAAGAAAGCCTGCTTTGGCGACTCTTTCGGACGCAGTCCAACTTAGTAGAAAACCTGCCTTTATATATAGGAGTTGTGTTTCTCCTCACAGTTCGGGGCGTATCTGGAACAGCCATAGATGGGCTGGTTATTGTATACATCGTATTTCGGCTTGTCCATTCAGTGATTCACATCGCTGGCATCAATCCGCTGTTTCGACTCTCAAGCTTGGTAATTCAGCTAGCCTGCTTAGTTGCTTTGACTGCCCTGGCAATCTTCTAGTTGAGCCATGGAAATGCAGCCGTCTACAGTAGATTTTTTGGGAATGACTAACCACTTGCCTTTTGCATTAAAGCTGTTGGCGGTATTGGGCTGTGGACTGATAGCCGGAGTTTTCTTCGCCTTCTCCACCTTCGTGATGAGCGCCCTGGCTCGGCTTCAGCCAGCGCAAGGTATTGCCGCCATGCAATTAATTAATATTACAGTGATCAATCCGTTGTTCATGACCGCATTCTTGGGAACGGCTGCGGCTTGTATGTATCTGACTGTCTCCTCATTGTTAAAGTGGCATCAACCCGGTGCCCCCTACTTGCTGATCGGCAGCCTACTCTATCTCATCGGTACATTAGGCGTGACAATCGTGTTCAATGTACCACTGAACGATGCGCTGGCGCTCGTCAAGCCAGACAGCACGGAGGGCGCAAGCCTATGGGCTAACTACCTCACCAACTGGACGATATGGAACCACATTCGGACAACAGCAGCACTAGCGGCAGCGGCATCGTTCACCATCGCGCTCTGTTATTGAAGCCAAGATATAGCAAAAAAATGCCCTCTTGCATTCACTCAAGAGAGCATTTGTGCATTCGTAATTTGAACTGCTGAGCGGGCTGATTGCCTGCTTTAGGCCAGCCTACCAAGTTGAAGTGACATGAAGGTGACAAAGATATGGCAAATCTGTAACAGAGTTCCGCTCATCCAGCACGCAGCTTCTCAATTGGGAAACTCTGTACAAACGTTGTCTGCACC of the Allocoleopsis franciscana PCC 7113 genome contains:
- a CDS encoding MAPEG family protein, giving the protein MPSIDMTLPLWGLVIFILWTITVVIFLLTVRIRHLSTGGSPKDFGTPNEESLLWRLFRTQSNLVENLPLYIGVVFLLTVRGVSGTAIDGLVIVYIVFRLVHSVIHIAGINPLFRLSSLVIQLACLVALTALAIF
- a CDS encoding anthrone oxygenase family protein, producing the protein MQPSTVDFLGMTNHLPFALKLLAVLGCGLIAGVFFAFSTFVMSALARLQPAQGIAAMQLINITVINPLFMTAFLGTAAACMYLTVSSLLKWHQPGAPYLLIGSLLYLIGTLGVTIVFNVPLNDALALVKPDSTEGASLWANYLTNWTIWNHIRTTAALAAAASFTIALCY